The following proteins are co-located in the Bubalus bubalis isolate 160015118507 breed Murrah chromosome 21, NDDB_SH_1, whole genome shotgun sequence genome:
- the LRRN1 gene encoding leucine-rich repeat neuronal protein 1 — MARMSFVLAAYQMVLSLLMTSLTGSSLQSSECPQLCVCEIRPWFTPQSTYREATTVDCNDLRLTRIPSNLSSDTQVLLLQSNNIAKTVDELQQLFNLTELDFSQNNFTNIKEVGLANLTQLTTLHLEENQITEMNDYCLQDLSNLQELYINHNQISTISANAFSGLKNLLRLHLNSNKLKVIDSRWFDSTPNLEILMIGENPVIGILDMNFKPLSNLRSLVLAGMYLTDIPGNALVGLDSLESLSFYDNKLVKVPQLALQKVPNLKFLDLNKNPIHKIQEGDFKNMLRLKELGINNMGELVSVDRYALDNLPELTKLEATNNPKLSYIHRLAFRSVPALESLMLNNNALNAVYQKTVESLPNLREISIHSNPLRCDCVIHWINSNKTNIRFMEPLSMFCAMPPEYRGQQVKEVLIQDSSEQCLPMISHDTFPNHLNMDIGTTVFLDCRAMAEPEPEIYWVTPLGNKITVETLSEKYKLSSEGTLEISKIQIEDSGRYTCVAQNVEGADTRVVMIKVNGTLLDGAQVLKIYVKQTESHSILVSWKVNSNVMTSNLKWSSATMKIDNPHITYTARVPVDVHEYNLTHLQPSTDYEVCLTVSNIHQQTQKSCVNVTTKNAAFALDISDQETSTALAAVMGSMFAVISLASIAVYIAKRFKRKNYHHSLKKYMQKTSSIPLNELYPPLINLWEGDSEKDKDGTADTKPTQVDTSRSYYMW; from the coding sequence ATGGCTAGGATGAGCTTTGTCTTAGCAGCTTACCAGATGGTGCTGAGCCTGCTCATGACTTCATTAACTGGGTCTTCCCTACAAAGTAGTGAGTGTCCACAACTTTGTGTATGTGAAATTAGGCCCTGGTTTACCCCTCAGTCAACGTACAGAGAAGCTACCACTGTTGACTGCAATGATCTCCGCTTAACAAGGATTCCCAGCAACCTTTCCAGTGATACTCAAGTGCTTCTGTTACAGAGCAATAACATCGCCAAGACTGTGGATGAGCTACAGCAGCTTTTCAACCTGACGGAGCTAGACTTCTCCCAAAAcaactttacaaatattaaggAGGTAGGGCTAGCAAACCTGACCCAGCTCACCACTCTACATCTGGAGGAAAATCAGATTACGGAAATGAATGATTATTGTCTACAAGACCTCAGCAACCTTCAAGAACTCTACATCAACCATAACCAGATTAGCACTATTTCTGCCAATGCTTTTTCAggcttaaaaaatcttttaaggcTCCACCTGAACTCCAACAAATTGAAAGTGATTGATAGCCGCTGGTTTGATTCCACACCCAACCTGGAAATTCTCATGATTGGGGAAAACCCCGTGATTGGAATTCTGGATATGAACTTCAAACCTCTCTCAAATTTGAGAAGCTTAGTTTTGGCCGGAATGTATCTCACTGATATTCCTGGAAATGCCTTGGTGGGCTTGGATAGCCTCGAGAGTCTGTCATTTTATGATAACAAACTAGTCAAAGTCCCTCAACTTGCCTTGCAAAAAGTTCCTAACTTGAAATTCTTAGACCTCAACAAAAATCCCATCCACAAAATCCAGGAAGGGGACTTCAAAAATATGCTTCGGTTAAAAGAACTGGGGATCAACAATATGGGGGAGCTCGTTTCTGTGGATCGCTATGCCCTGGATAACTTGCCTGAACTCACAAAGTTAGAAGCCACCAATAACCCCAAATTATCTTATATCCACCGCTTGGCTTTTCGAAGTGTTCCTGCCCTAGAAAGCTTGATGTTGAACAACAATGCTCTGAATGCCGTTTATCAAAAGACAGTAGAATCCCTTCCTAATCTGCGTGAGATCAGTATCCACAGCAATCCCCTGAGGTGTGACTGTGTCATCCACTGGATTAACTCCAATAAGACAAACATCCGCTTCATGGAGCCCTTGTCTATGTTCTGTGCCATGCCACCTGAATACAGAGGGCAACAGGTAAAGGAAGTTTTAATCCAGGATTCCAGTGAGCAGTGCCTCCCAATGATATCTCATGACACATTTCCAAATCATTTAAACATGGATATCGGCACCACGGTTTTCCTAGACTGTCGGGCCATGGCTGAGCCGGAACCTGAAATATACTGGGTCACGCCCCTCGGGAATAAGATAACTGTGGAAACCCTTTCAGAGAAATATAAGCTAAGTAGTGAAGGTACATTGGAAATATCTAAAATACAGATTGAAGACTCAGGAAGATACACTTGTGTTGCCCAGAATGTGGAAGGGGCAGACACTCGAGTCGTGATGATTAAGGTTAATGGAACCCTTCTGGATGGTGCCCAGGTGCTGAAAATATATGTCAAGCAGACAGAATCTCATTCCATTTTAGTGTCCTGGAAAGTCAATTCCAATGTCATGACATCAAACTTAAAATGGTCATCTGCCACCATGAAGATTGACAACCCCCATATAACATACACTGCCAGGGTCCCGGTAGATGTTCACGAATACAACCTAACACATCTGCAGCCTTCCACAGATTATGAAGTGTGTCTCACAGTGTCCAATATTCATCAGCAGACTCAAAAGTCATGTGTTAATGTCACAACCAAAAATGCTGCCTTTGCACTGGACATTTCTGATCAAGAAACCAGTACAGCCCTTGCTGCGGTAATGGGGTCCATGTTTGCCGTCATTAGCCTTGCGTCCATTGCTGTGTATATTGCCAAAAGATTTAAGAGGAAAAACTACCATCATTCATTGAAAAAGTATATGCAAAAAACCTCTTCCATCCCACTAAATGAGCTGTACCCACCACTCATTAACCTCTGGGAAGGTGACAGCGAGAAAGACAAAGATGGTACTGCAGACACCAAGCCAACTCAAGTTGACACATCCAGAAGCTATTACATGTGGTAA